From Triticum aestivum cultivar Chinese Spring chromosome 7B, IWGSC CS RefSeq v2.1, whole genome shotgun sequence:
CAATGAAAACACAATCGAGCTACATAATATTCACACGTCCGATAGTTAATCTCCTCATGGTGATGGCATATATCATCGTCCTAGTGTATATAGACTACGATCGCGAGCACATGCGTACGTACGTACGGATCCTACGGCGTTCTTGCGGCagcggcctcgtcgccggcgtctCGATCGGTGGTCTCCTCCTCGGCGGCGAGCCTCTCCCGCAGGCGGCGCAGCTCCTCCCGGAGCCGCGCGTTCTCCCGGGCCACCTGCGCGTGCCTGGCCTCGGCGCGGTTGAGCTCCACGACGAGCCGCTGGTTGGCCGCGCGCAGCTCCGCGGCGCACGCCGACAGCTCGTCCAGCTGCCTCCGGCGCCGCATCCGCGACCGCCGCGCCGACTCGCGGTTCGACGCCAGCCGCCTCGCCTTCCTCGTCTCGCTCACtgccgcggcggcgccggcgacgtgGCTCAGGCCGCTGCCGCACGACGGCGGGCCGTGGCCATTGTCGCCAGCCCCGGCGCTGCCGCCGACCAACCACCCGTCGACGAGGTCGACATCGACGTCGTGCGGGTGCGGCGGCAGGTAGGACGTGGGGAGGCCGACGAAACCGGCCGACTGGTACGCCAGGGCGGCAAGCTCTTGCTGCATGGCCGGCGCCGCCGCGGACCCGCAGATCGCAATGCTGCTGTGGAGATTGGTTGTTATGCCAAGTAGTGTACGCAGGAGGCCACTCTCTCTCACTCTCCGGCCGCGTCGAATGGATGAAGGGAAGGAGAAAAGGCTGCGAGCCGCTTTAAACCGCGAAAAGGGAGAGCTTAGCCCACCACTGGCCACTGGCACCGCCGATGCGGTCAGCAAACTTTGCCCCTTTTGGAGCCCCATTGCCATTGCGTCTGCGCTTTGTTATTACCTATCCTGATGGTTTTTCTGGGATCAGTCGCTGTCCGCGGTTCGGTTGCGGTAAACTCTTTGCTAGCAGCATAGAATAGATCCTCGTCGTCGTCAAGATAGGCTTAAGTTTTCTCCTTGTTTCGGAAGTGTTGTTCCCGTGCGGTGTCGATCGAGCGAAGTCGCGGCGCTTCCGAGAATTTTGCGAAGGTTGGTCGCATTGAATCGTAGATCACCAATTCACCATCGAGAGGCATCGTTTTCTTGGCGGTTGCAGAGGTTAAATCGTGGAGTCTGAACATCTTGCCCTGTTAATTTCCGTTAGTGACTTGGCTGGCTATAGGCTAGGAAATTTTCTCCTAATAGAGGGTCGATCTTCAGCCAAACTTTTCTGTTGTCGCGGCAACTGGCATGGCAACGCGATGGAATTGCCTTTTAGGCCTTTGTCTTTGTGCAAGATATTGCAACAATAAGAGCACTGCATAGTGACGCCACACAGTGCTAGTATAAACAAGGCCAGATGCCAGGACCCCAGCCGCTGTTTGGCCACCACTTAGACTTGGTGCATGATGCGGCGTCAGAGGTTTATGGCACTGTTTGGTCAGTCCCTCCTCGTGTAGAGACCTAGTTAGTGCTCTTGATCTTGATGCCTTCCGGTTAGGTCCGTAGAGAGCTAGCTTTACCTACAGCCTCAAGAAAATATGGTGCCGGTTTATGTCGATATCTTGATCTTAATACACATCTTAGCTTTGAGTATATAACTACAAGTCTATAACTGATATATGATGGTCGCACTCGCAAGATACTACTTCCCTCGGATCCACAAGTGTCGTGGTTTAAACCGTGCCACTTCTTATGGttcggagggagtattatatgaCCATAGTTTAAAAAACCAGACCGGATCGGAAAAACCCGAAACTGACGGCCTTGCCGGTTTCATAAGGTAATTAAAGCGTTTTGCAAATGGAGCGGACAAAGCTTGTTGAACTGGCCGTTTTTTTCCCAAACCGGTTCAACTGGTAATAAGCGCTAGAAACactagaaaaaagaaaaataataattgcGGCCTATGTATTTACCCCTGGGCGCAATTAAATAGGCCAACGTCATCAATTTGGTTCAACAACCATGCTTATCACACTTAATTGTTAAAGGTTAGAAACTTAGTATATTCAAcctatttttacatatttttatgGCTTAAACAACTAGCAAATGAACCGGTGAACCGCTGCTCTGACCAGTAAAAACCTGAACAAGCAGTATCACCGGTTTGATCGCCGGTTCGGTTTTCTAAACTATGTATATGACATGCACAGTAGCATGCCCATTTTTTTCTTGCGCATTTGCTAATTTTAGAATGGTGTTAGTCAAATTCTTAGAGCGAAGAGGTAGCACACGAGGCTGAAAATAGGTAGGTTGCGCCACTGATAAGGCGTACTTTGCTTGTTCAAGGCAGTACACCATAATATCTTTGAATACATGTCATTAGGTTTTAACTAGGCCCCCTAGCTAGGGCTGCTTAGTTCATGCTTATCACAAGCTCTTGTTTGCTTACCTACTAATGCCATTAGCTGCTATACTTTAAGAAAAAATCCAGCTTGGCCTGTCACATTCTAGGAGCTAAGACAATTGGGCATGCCTAAAGCAGAAACTCGTGGAGGAACAAAAAGGTATAGGAGGTAGTCAAGATATGTCTAAAGCAACAGGTTGCTAATCAGACCGGAATAATTGTTTGTGGCGACTCTTGTTGACCATCAGCTTTTGGAACACTTAACAAAGGTAAGCACAACATGTTCATGTCCTTAGCCACACTTGGCTTTGGTGCCATAAGCAGAAAATGGCTTATAACCTTTTGAAATGAAATGCCTCATAGCCTTTTGCTTTCTAGCAGAAAGGCGTGCGTATTTTTAGATAGGTCGGACACACAAATTAATGTGCACTTCTCATTGAGAAAAACCTGACTTCATGAGTTTCGGATTTATGTTTCTTGGTCGGTCTGGCATGAGATAAAACTGCAACATTAAAGCATTTTCCGTGAGGAAAACACAAAACTTTTTCGCTTACTCAAATAATCAGCGCGACTCTCGAATCTTCACGCAAATGTGTAGGCCATCTGTCATCTGAAAACACAGAAGGAGAAATCAAGAAACGGTCAGTGCTAATAAACTTCTCCTATCTAGTTGAGAAACCTTTCAATTATAAAAACAGAGGAGATATGGCGTGACTTCTTTTATCATCCACAATTGTTAGTGGCTTCAACTTTCAGTCCACCCATCGTTCCCTGTTACTTGTGCAAGATCAGCACACCAAATGTGGGAACGTCATCTCTTGCCAAAGCAAAGCAAAGCACATCACATTGATGGCAGGATTAAGAATGCCTTTGCGCTTCAGATTACTAATTAGGGAAATTTAAAAGCATATTGACCTATCAATGATTGCGATAGGCAATCCGGTTATAGCATAACATGATAAGCATGGTGACCGAAGGATTCGATTTTACAAGGTAAAGAAGGCCATATCTTGCACGGATTATAAGAAGTAAAAAGACATTGCACACGTTACAGTGCTTTATGTTTAACTAAAGTCCAAAGCAGCATAATGCACTTGCATGGCCATGCTTACTTCACCGAGAAAAATGACTTTGTGAAAAATTTAACCACCAAGTGTATGATAGATATGAGAAAATATCTGGTGGAATATGTGAAAACCAAACAAAACCACATATATATCAATTCTTAAAATATGGTATGTTGGATGGAAATTGGCTTGTCGACACTTGAATTTCAAATTCACAGTCAAATTCAACTCTGATATGGTTATTGACAGTGTTGGAAACCCAAACAATCTAATCATGAAGATCAATCACTGCATGTAACCGAAGGACAAGTAAGAGTTCAAGATGTGCAATTTGAATTGTGGATATAGGATGAAGTACTTGATTAACAAAGTGGGGATCAGATGACGCACAATGCATGAGGTCTCACTGTCCCTCGTCTCTATGGCAAAGAGTACATCTCTAAAACTCAATCAAACAAAACCCACACACCCTAAGGGAGGTATTTAAGCGGGGATAAAGGGGGAATTCGGCAATCCTAGGAAGTAGAGAGGGGTCGAATCCAACTTTAAGTCGGCCCACTCCCTAAATACAAACTCtaaaaattgcatatagtattTTACTCCTAAAGTACATGGAACTGGCCCAAATCTGAGGTGGTGCAACACCAAACTAAGGATGATTGTGGACGAAATTATGAAGCTAGTGTCATCTTGTGTATCTCATCAATGTCTTAGCGTGTCATTATGGCGGCCTCAAAGTCCCGAAATCTCCGGTAGAAACACCATCTTTGTTCCTTGTATGATTTGATGTCATCTCGATGTTTGATCATGCTCCAATATTTATCCCTCTCGTCCAGGCTAGGTCCTTCATTCCTATCATATTAACATATTGATATGTGTAGGCTCTAGTGATTGGTCCTTGTCTCTTTGTTACCGTGGGGGCTATGGATGTAACTGTCGTATGGATATCCTCGTTGATGCTTCTACTGCCTCAAATGGAAAGAAAGCCCCGTGGAGTCCAATGGGCGTCGGATCTAACATAGACAATATGCCTAAACGACCACAAGAATCCTTGATGCAACATGGTGGCGCAACACCATCAAGGCGTCTTGTGGCACACGCGACTGCACCACCGTTGAAGCTCTGCAACCACCTCAGAAGACGACAACCAAACACCACTAATCCACTTAGAAGAATACCTCGCCGTCCTTTCAAAGCGGGGCCTGCCTCCACATCGACAAGGCTAGAGGCATCATCAATGGGGTAGATCAAAACCATGAACCGCACGGCACCATTGGGCAAGGGTGAGGCTCTCTGGTTGCCCAGGGACGGGACGAGGGTACAAGGGGAGCATGAGGGGCTATGATGGAGTGTTGGTGACGTAGCGGTGGAGGGTTAGTAATGGCCACCAGGGTTCATTAACCTGTTGTTGCGCTTTGGCTTTGGGTTTATTTGCTTTCTACATACACCTTAAAAAGAATATCCGTTTCAAAGATATAAAAAGAATATGAGTTGCATGTTAATATTATACATTTTTCTAGAGCACCACCCTCTTGACATACTATATCTTTTGATAAATTTTGAAAAATTCTAAACATGATTTTCGTGGAGTTTAATTCATCATGTGTTTTCACCGGATACTTTCACAAGAAGACGTGTCCCTATGTAGCAACTTCGATACATATCTCTACCTAGTTTTTTTTAGAGTAAATAGCACTGTGTTTTTTTAGTATGAACTGCTTAGTCAAAGTGGAGCATGAACAAGGGCTGAATTTAGGTCTGTTGGAAAGTGGGATTGCatctaagagcaactctagtagaGTCTCCATAATGCTTATGAAGCACGCTTATGCATATGGAGGCTACTGAGGTGATGCGCAAACTTAATCTCTATATTGTCTACTTTCATATCATGGGATTCACCCGTTAATGGAACATCCTTATTCCCCAATCTCCCTTCCATTCCTATGTGAGGTGTTTCGTTTGCGCCAAATGGTTGAGCTGGATGAAGTGCTATGCTCTCCCAATATTGGCTCCGAGACGCCAATTATGAAGGATGATAGGTTAAACATGGAGGACACTCCATAAATTATGACGATAACATGCATGATGATtctactactcccttcgtctaggtgaataagtcatcttaggttgtgcaccgtgatcaaggaggaggggaaaacgagagaccttaatgtttatttgctaattaataacattgcatgcaatgaactaaccactgcatgtcgtgtttggtagtctcaagtcattaaaatcaTGCACACCCCTCATattttattggttgatatgtcaagaaataagAAACGAGTTAGAAATTAacgcaccacgcctaagtgttttgggattatttgattttcatAAGATGGCTTACACACCTAGACGAGGAGTAGCCAGAATTCGTCATATTGGCAGTTAATATGGCGATTGGGCAGTATGGCGACTTCGCTAAAGTTGCTTTAAAACAATTGAAGAATCAAATTAAGACAATACAACCGCATAGAGTCTACATGCGGCCTTTGCATAATTAAACGTGTCTTGCTCCTGCACTGTAATGGACTTAGCAGGCCTGTTTTTTCTGAAGAAAAGAAAAGGGATcccccggccccctctctctcccacagGCCACAGCCGTGGTTTCTTAAAGAAAACGGAAACGGGCGTACATAGCACTGCGCAGCCATATATTTGTTCGGAGTGCCAAGCAAGCCAAAGGCGCGGCTGCACGGCGTATGCATGCACGCGCCGCCGCGCTTGCTTGATTCCGTGAGTTCACGTGGTTGCTAATCTAGCCACCAAATCACCAATCCTTCAGTCCACCATCTGAAAAACAAATTCGCCCTACGGCCCTATATATAACACCCAACACTCAACACCCAATGGTCTCGGCATTTTATCACATCTAATCCGCAGAACAAACTAAATCCCAACAACACGGGAATAGACATCAAAGTTACCTCTTGCTTGCAGTTCTTACATTCAGCTTAATTAGCTGGGGCTGTTTTTCTGAAAGGTATGGCTCGAGCAAGAGTGATCGCAGCGCTGGCTGTGGCGTTACTGGGCTGCGCGTTGGCCGTCGCCGCGGACGACGTCGCCTCAAGTGCGTCGCGACCCAAGGCGCAGCCGCCATCTGGTGGATTGGCGCCGGAGCCGAAGCCCCCTGCGTCCGGGGGACTGCTGAAGGCGCACGCCACATTCTACGGCGGCGCCGATGGCGCTGGCACCATGGGTGAGCAGAGCTTGCTGAACATCACCCCTTCTTTCCTTTCGTGGTGAATGCTACCGTGTTCCGTGTCAGTATATTTGTAGCTAATTTAATTACTGATCCATCACCATATCATATCTAGGCGGTGCGTGCGGGTACGGCAACCTCTACTCGGCCGGGTACGGCACGAGCACGACGGCGCTCAGCACGGCGCTGTTCAACGACGGCGTCGTGCGGGCAGTGTTACAAAATCGCGTGCGACAGCAAGCGGGTGGACCCCAGGTGGTGCAAGCTCGGCGAGGCGGTGACCGTCACGGCCACCAACTTCTGCCCGCCCAACTACGACCTGCCAAGCGACGACGGTGGCTGGTGCAACCCACCCCGGCCGCATTTCGACATGGCGCAGCCGGCCTGGGAGAAGATCGGCGTCTATCGGGCCGGCATCATCCTGTCGTATACCAAAGGTTTCTATCTTTAATATACTCTCATCTGAACTATAGATCGATCTTTCTGCAAGTGGTTTACCACAATTGATGCTCCTGACCTCAGGGTACCGTGCGTGAGGCGGGGCGGCGTGCGGTTCACCATCAACggccttttttttttttgaaacggaggcaaaagttttgcctcatccattaattaagaagaagagagttgaCTAGTTAATTTATGGAAAACCAGGCGAAAACCATCACAACCATGCTCAAAAGCACGACCCCACATGTGAACTACTCCCGAATCATGGAGCCACGGGACCGAAGCATCCAACACATACTACTGCAACCCACAACATATGGGTCCCTATACTGCAAAAGAAAACCAATCGACATAATGCAACTCGAGGAAAACACATCGACGAAAACCATCCCCATGACCGAGCACACATCTGCAACTCAGAAAGCCGAGAACCATCCATCATGGAACCATTTGCGCCTCCCCTCTAGCGCTATCCTTCTTGCTTTTGCTCCTGCAAGATTTCTCTTTGAGGATGCCAGATCTAGAGTTAGCGCCACCCTTCTTGTGCTTCTCCCTCAAAGCTTTTTCCTCCAAGAGGTATCCAATCGTCTTTCCAGAATTTTCAGAGTCCAGGTTGGCTAGGAATTCACAAATCTTGGTGGCTAAAAGGATACCAGGATTAGGCACCAACACTCCGGCCACAACAATTTTATCAGCCATAGGAACCACACCTCCAAAGGGTTCAAGCGATCGCGTGTTCCCTGGCCCGGACAGCCACCTCTCCAGCTCCTTGCCTAGCTTCCGCGTCATCGTCAGCAGATGCTCCAGCCGTGCTGGGCGCTCTGGCTCCTCCTGCCGGTGCCATCAACGCCGTTGTGCCCGCCCTGCAGCAGCCGCTATGCTCCAACGGGGTGTCTGTTTCGGCTGCTGCTGCTCCTGAGGCGACATTGGAGCAACCATGGGTGAAGGTGGGGGGCCGTCAGTGCCAGCGGCCGCGGCAGGAGTTGGCACCAGGGCCGCCACGCAGGATGGAGACTGCCAGCTCCCTCGCGTTCAAGAGAAGAACCTACGGCCTCTGTTTTCGCTGCTTGGCGTCGGAGCATCTCGTCGCTGATTGTCGCGGTCCTGTCAGATGCCTGGCATGTGGCCTCCCAGGCCATCGTGAACGTGGTTGTCCCTCGCGCCAGCCAACGGTGGAAGGTCACCGCCTCCGTCCTCGCTCGCCTACGGCTTCACCGTGTCATTCGAGGGACCTGCCGGGCTGCCAGGCTCCTCGCCACTTCAACAGCTCGACTCATGGATCTCCACATCCGCATCGATGCACCTGGGCCTCGGTTGTTGCCCCTCCGACGGTGGCGAATCCCAGCGATTCTGTTGTTGCTGATTTGGGATTGCTCGAACCTCTCCTTGCTGCTCAGATGGAAGTGTTGCGCTCCGAGATGCAGGCCTTGACCGTCTCACGTTTGGAGGAGGTGGTCCGACCCCTTCATGACATGATGACTGCTTTGGAGGGGTGGACGACTCTACTCCGGGGATACTTGGAGCGAATGGAGGTTGTTGTTGGCCAGCTAGGCTACTCGCCGGCCTCGCCACAGTCGTCTGAGATGCATATTGCAGGTTCTGTTGGGAATGTTGCTGGTGTTGAGGATTTCATCGAGAGTGATGTGGCTAGCTGCTCGTCTGAGGTCCTAGCTTCTGTTGCGCACCTTAGGGACGCGACCCCTGTTTTGGTCTCGTCTCTGCCCATGGAGGAGCAAGCTGAAGCCGGTGGGACTGTGGCATGCGTGGAGGCTGCTCTTTGCAGGCTCCCGACTGTGCCTCTTATGTCCTCGTTGCTCGAGCTCCAGGTTGGTTCTGCGGATGGGAGGGAAGCATGCATGTATGGATGTTTCTCCCCTCGTGCCGCTCTCTGTACATCGCCACTACCTGTCATGCCAAGTGACTCTGGGAGTGAGGTCGTCATCGAGGGCGTGACTCCGGTGCTACAATGTATGCCTGAGTTGTAGGTGTTAAGTGTGGAACCATCTTCGCCTATATCGATGGTGCTCTCGAAGGTGGGCTCGCTTGGGGCGGTGACGGTTGCCTCGACGCCCTCTCCACCTCCGTTGGAGCCTAGTCAGTCGGAGTATGCATGTGTGGAGGGTGATGGACCATCAACAGCCATAACTACTTCCAGCTTGTTCTCTTGAGCAACGTCGCGACCATTGGCTCGATCAAGTCGATGGATGTCAAGGGCTCCGAATCACCTGACTGGATGCCGATGGCACGCAACTGGGGCGCGAATCGGCACTCTCTCGCGTACCTGACGGGGCAGAGGCTCTCGTTCAGGGTGACCAACGATGACGGGCAGACTCTTACGTTCACAAATGTGGTGCCACCCGGCTGGAAGTTCGGGCAGACATTTGCTAGCAACGTGCAGTTTAAGTGGGCAGCCTCACTAAAGAATACACTGGCCTGTGCCCCTGTGGGCATACAGGGCTGTTGGACCAGTGCTGTTTCCATATGTACGAATATTACAACTTGTTTTACTGTACTTGTCTATACATGGAACTGATGTATATTTCTTCTAGCAATTTCTCTTTCAATGAAATATATTTATCGCCTCCTTTTGTTTACTATTAAGAGTGAACCTACGGCTATGAGAGACCGACGTCGTCTCACCGGAAGGTATCACATGATGCCAACTATTAAATGATACCATGCTCCAAAAATGAATTTTGGTGTTTTGATTTTTTAACGGATCGCCTATCCTAATTTCTTTTttttttaccgaaaaagggtttcccctactttgtatacaaagcaaccaacagaACCATACatggataggtgctggggcggaagcagcacagtcacgcccaaagaaacaacagagaaagagcaaaagaaacaaatgccgacaacggcggatcaacaaaaatGAAGAAGCCTCGCGATCGCTGCGCCCACCGGGCTCAtccactaggctccaagactccgaagcgccagcaccaatcaacacctccaagaaggaacgcggcgatgacgacgctgttgccaagggtttcccccggtacacgacgaggcgagaggaagggtagcccctgacgccctcccggaaggtcaggtggcacccacaggcgccaccgcACCGGAGTCGGCCACGCCGAcaagggtttcccccgatcccaacccgcacctcgggcgctccggatctcgccaccaaaccaaccaccaccctgcgccaatGCGGTCATGAGGCCTCCAcaccgtctcaccacggcaccgcgaagtgaGGACATCACGTCGAAGaatcagagccgggactagggcatcaacaccatcggcacgcgggagggccccacctccaccatcAGCGACGGTAGCCGTCtggacgcaatagcaggagcacaccaggcccgtaggcccacaggcccggccgagccctcgtggtcccgtaaagctcccgccttcacgctgctgccggcacgccgtcggcgccgacgccccatgtccgagccgctcctcctcctcaccgcgccgcaTACAACGAGACCACGCCAGGGGGCCGGCCCGCTAGGGCCCAGATGGGCCCGACAGGCCTagatctgggccgggggcgcgtCGACGGCCACCCAGCACCGCCACGCCGTCCCGCCGCCAAGGAGCGGCGCCGTCACCACACCTGCCGCCGGCCGCCGTCGCAGGGCCGCCGGACCGCAGCCAAGCCGggctgcaccgccgccgcctccctgccctGGGAAGGGAGCACGCGCGCGCGGAGACTGGAGggaccgccgccgccggcaccacccgggccagcgccgggggcgcccgccgacggcGGCAGGGGGAGACGGGGGAGGAGGGGACCTGCGGGCGAGGGGCgcgagctccgccccggccacctcccggggaggcggcgcgaggcggcctAGACGAAGGAAGGGTAGGGCGGAAGGGGGGCGGAGGCGGGGGGCGAGGCCGACGGTCTGCAGCGGCGGGAGGTGAGTGGGGGAAACCCTAGCGCCCGCCTAGTCGCGGGGTCAGAGAGACTCTCCACCTCAATTTCTTTTTTAGGGTGCCTATCCtaatttcttgcaggttatctacTGGGCTACGACTTCGGTTTATACTAGATAATTCCTCGCGCGTTGCGGCGGGAAAATTAGCATACCAAGTTCTAAAAACTCATGATGTGGGATAATAAGGAAATGACATTTAccactgaagtgtgatgcttctgAGCTAAAGCAACTTACATATCCAAAATGATACTCTACACTTGTAGTAAGACATTCATTCTTCAAAGTCTcttcaagaagttccaaaaattacTACATGTATGGTTTATGGACAATAAGTTCACTTCATGGACCAGAACTTGGCAATGCAAGCACAATTACGTCTGGCTAACTTTAAAACATAAATATATAATCAATGAAATCGGATTAATCAAACTTTGACATATTGCAACAAAGATGATATACATATACAAAAAGGATGTTAACATTTAAATGACATGAATGGGATAACCAAACTCCATACATACAGATCAATTTAATACACATAATCTATTGCATGGGGAGATATTACTCTAAATCTTACGATAAAAAATATATACAACAAACATTAGAAACAATAAAAAAGTATTGTCCTGACGCcgtaaatacaaaataaaataaatacacCATGTATTGGCAAGTCTGCTTGCATAATCTTTGTTTCGGACAATGTGTGCTTCACCTATATATGTTACTGCAAATAAGGTATAGGGTCGTTGATACAAAAGAGAGAGGTAACTGGGTCGTTTATAGGGAGCGTCCTGACGCTGTACATATAATCTAAGGAGAAATATGACTATAGATTGACAGGAATAAGACTATGGGCATAAGATGCCTGGTAGTGTGTCGTTATATTTAGTGCCGAGGTAGAAACTTTTGAAATCACATGTTTCTTTGATGTATGCATCAGACTTAGAAAAACAATGTGTTAGAATAAATttgaggcataccgttgatcatccgaggaccaagcaatcacacaagcatgtcaccgagatttgttaacgaggttcaccgatatggctatattcccggggcctgactacg
This genomic window contains:
- the LOC123155670 gene encoding basic leucine zipper 25-like; this encodes MQQELAALAYQSAGFVGLPTSYLPPHPHDVDVDLVDGWLVGGSAGAGDNGHGPPSCGSGLSHVAGAAAAVSETRKARRLASNRESARRSRMRRRRQLDELSACAAELRAANQRLVVELNRAEARHAQVARENARLREELRRLRERLAAEEETTDRDAGDEAAAARTP